The Betta splendens chromosome 4, fBetSpl5.4, whole genome shotgun sequence genome contains a region encoding:
- the ifi44g gene encoding interferon-induced protein 44 isoform X1, with amino-acid sequence MAFSFNNTNKDAPLKSRGFTLGSSFSFPATLSQSTDTKAVESSAPISGPKLKDEELRELRNALTATQPAKGRIKKMNQSFNFTKYEPKLESQWRNVEWTEEKKTSLMKTISSYKPSCDDVSQARILLLGPVGSGKSSFISSVQSVFGGRVTNRAMVGSSSSSFTRKLQSFNIRAQKGKDPTGLVLCDTMGLGDGDMTGPTLHDILSVIKGHVADGHKFSPDQPVSSETPGYVKAPGLRGRIHCVVFVVDASQILQYPKGLSSTFQQLREHISDLGVHQVGLLTHVDKVSVETGKDVSQVYQSSVVKETVSKAAALLGMSTSSIVPVKNYSSELDLDTNTDVLLLSAVDLILQYADLYFQDNVHPKI; translated from the exons ATGGCGTTTTCGTTCAACAACACGAATAAAGACGCGCCACTAAAGTCCAG GGGCTTTACTTTGGGGTCAAGTTTTTCATTTCCAGCTACTTTATCCCAGTCCACCGACACCAAAGCAGTGGAGTCCAGTGCTCCCATCAGTG GACCAAAGCTGAAAGATGAAGAACT ACGTGAGTTGAGAAATGCACTCACTGCAACCCAACCTGCAAAAGGCAGAATTAAGAAAATGAACCAGTCTTTTAATTTCACAA AATATGAGCCCAAATTGGAATCTCAGTGGAGAAATGTAGAGTGGACGGAAGA GAAAAAGACCAGTCTGATGAAGACTATCAGTTCCTACAAGCCGAGCTGTGATGACGTGTCTCAGGCCCGGATTCTCCTCCTGGGTCCAGTCGGTTCTGGAAAGTCCAGTTtcatcagttcagttcagtccgTGTTCGGTGGGAGAGTCACCAACCGAGCCATGGTgggttcctcctccagcagcttcaccagAAAG ctGCAGTCCTTCAACATTCGCGCTCAGAAGGGAAAGGATCCCACTGGACTGGTGCTGTGTGATACTATGGGCCTCGGGGACGGAGACATGACGGGACCCACGCTCCACGACATCCTGTCTGTGATTAAAGGCCACGTAGCGGACGGACACAAG ttcagcccagatCAGCCAGTGAGCTCAGAGACCCCGGGCTACGTGAAGGCACCGGGTCTTAGAGGCAGAATCCACTGCGTGGTGTTTGTGGTGGACGCCTCACAAATACTGCAGTACCCCAAAGGCCTCAGCAGCACCTTCCAGCAGCTGCGAGAGCACATCAGCGACCTGG GTGTTCACCAGGTGGGTCTGCTCACCCATGTGGACAAAGTTAGTGTGGAAACAGGCAAAGATGTCAGCCAGGTTTACCAGAGCAGCGTCGTCAAGGAGACG gtgtctaaggctgcagctctgttagGAATGTCCACGTCCTCCATCGTGCCTGTAAAGAACTACTCATCAGAGCTGGACCTGGACACCAACACTGACGTTCTGCTTCTCAGCGCTGTCGACCTCATCCTGCAGTACGCTGACTTGTATTTCCAGGACAACGTGCATCCAAAGATCTAA
- the LOC114854150 gene encoding interferon-induced protein 44-like produces MHGNDLNMTKCEVYQVQESKKIEKQWRTITWESQKRAELMDSIQVYKPIINSVSQVRVLLIGPVGAGKSSFFNSVFRGHVTSQAIAGCSSTSLTTQFRTYSIKAGREGKPLPIILCDTMGLEESTGAELDIDDISSILKGHVPDRYQFNPSAPLHSEAHNYQTSPGYKEKIHCVTYVFDACKISIMPKKMEEKLDAIRRKVNLMGIPQLILLTKVDEACPLVKEDVKNVYKSIYIKEMMQEVSERLGVPLSCVVPVKNYSEELELNPDCDILLLSAVIQMLRFADNYFDELSDHICILYLYLYLCNK; encoded by the exons ATGCACGGCAACGACCTCAACATGACTAAGTGTGAAGTCTACCAGGTGCAAG AATCCAAAAAAATTGAGAAGCAATGGAGGACAATTACCTGGGAATCACA GAAAAGGGCGGAGCTGATGGACAGCATTCAGGTCTACAAACCAATTATCAACTCTGTGTCCCAGGTTCGTGTTCTGCTCATCGGACCAGTGGGAGCTGGAAAGTCCAGCTTCTTTAACTCAGTGTTCAGAGGTCATGTGACCAGCCAGGCCATCGCTGGCTGCTCCAGCACCAGCCTCACCACACAG TTTCGTACCTACTCTATAAAAGCAGGACGAGAAGGAAAACCTCTGCCGATCATCTTATGTGATACAATGGGACTGGAGGAAAGCACAGGGGCGGAGCTTGACATTGATGACATCAGCAGCATCCTTAAAGGTCATGTGCCCGATCGCTACCAG TTCaacccctctgctcctctgcattCTGAGGCCCACAATTACCAAACGTCTCCAGGGTACAAGGAAAAGATCCACTGTGTGACTTATGTCTTTGACGCCTGCAAGATCTCCATCATGCCAAAAAAGATGGAGGAAAAGTTGGATGCCATACGAAGAAAGGTCAACTTGATGG GGATTCCGCAGCTGATCCTGCTCACCAAAGTGGATGAAGCCTGTCCTTTGGTGAAGGAGGATGtgaaaaatgtttataaaagtATCTACATTAAGGAAATG ATGCAGGAGGTCAGCGAAAGGCTCGGTGTGCCTTTGTCCTGTGTGGTTCCAGTAAAAAACTAcagtgaggagctggagctgaacccTGACTGTGACATCCTGCTGCTCAGTGCCGTCATCCAGATGCTTCGCTTTGCTGACAATTACTTTGACGAGCTCAGTGACCACATTTGCATATTGTATTTGTATCTGTATTTGTGCAACAAATAA
- the ifi44g gene encoding interferon-induced protein 44 isoform X2, with protein MAFSFNNTNKDAPLKSRGFTLGSSFSFPATLSQSTDTKAVESSAPISGPKLKDEELRELRNALTATQPAKGRIKKMNQSFNFTKYEPKLESQWRNVEWTEEKKTSLMKTISSYKPSCDDVSQARILLLGPVGSGKSSFISSVQSVFGGRVTNRAMVGSSSSSFTRKSFNIRAQKGKDPTGLVLCDTMGLGDGDMTGPTLHDILSVIKGHVADGHKFSPDQPVSSETPGYVKAPGLRGRIHCVVFVVDASQILQYPKGLSSTFQQLREHISDLGVHQVGLLTHVDKVSVETGKDVSQVYQSSVVKETVSKAAALLGMSTSSIVPVKNYSSELDLDTNTDVLLLSAVDLILQYADLYFQDNVHPKI; from the exons ATGGCGTTTTCGTTCAACAACACGAATAAAGACGCGCCACTAAAGTCCAG GGGCTTTACTTTGGGGTCAAGTTTTTCATTTCCAGCTACTTTATCCCAGTCCACCGACACCAAAGCAGTGGAGTCCAGTGCTCCCATCAGTG GACCAAAGCTGAAAGATGAAGAACT ACGTGAGTTGAGAAATGCACTCACTGCAACCCAACCTGCAAAAGGCAGAATTAAGAAAATGAACCAGTCTTTTAATTTCACAA AATATGAGCCCAAATTGGAATCTCAGTGGAGAAATGTAGAGTGGACGGAAGA GAAAAAGACCAGTCTGATGAAGACTATCAGTTCCTACAAGCCGAGCTGTGATGACGTGTCTCAGGCCCGGATTCTCCTCCTGGGTCCAGTCGGTTCTGGAAAGTCCAGTTtcatcagttcagttcagtccgTGTTCGGTGGGAGAGTCACCAACCGAGCCATGGTgggttcctcctccagcagcttcaccagAAAG TCCTTCAACATTCGCGCTCAGAAGGGAAAGGATCCCACTGGACTGGTGCTGTGTGATACTATGGGCCTCGGGGACGGAGACATGACGGGACCCACGCTCCACGACATCCTGTCTGTGATTAAAGGCCACGTAGCGGACGGACACAAG ttcagcccagatCAGCCAGTGAGCTCAGAGACCCCGGGCTACGTGAAGGCACCGGGTCTTAGAGGCAGAATCCACTGCGTGGTGTTTGTGGTGGACGCCTCACAAATACTGCAGTACCCCAAAGGCCTCAGCAGCACCTTCCAGCAGCTGCGAGAGCACATCAGCGACCTGG GTGTTCACCAGGTGGGTCTGCTCACCCATGTGGACAAAGTTAGTGTGGAAACAGGCAAAGATGTCAGCCAGGTTTACCAGAGCAGCGTCGTCAAGGAGACG gtgtctaaggctgcagctctgttagGAATGTCCACGTCCTCCATCGTGCCTGTAAAGAACTACTCATCAGAGCTGGACCTGGACACCAACACTGACGTTCTGCTTCTCAGCGCTGTCGACCTCATCCTGCAGTACGCTGACTTGTATTTCCAGGACAACGTGCATCCAAAGATCTAA
- the LOC114854145 gene encoding interferon-induced protein 44-like isoform X2 has translation MDSIQVYKPIISFVSQVRVLLIGPVGAGKSSFFNSVNSVFRGHVTSQAIAGCSQLAGLTKQFRTYSIKAGREGKPLPIILCDTMGLEESTGAGLDTDDINSILKGHVPDRYQFNPSAPLHSEAHNYQTSPELKDEIHCVTYVIDAFKMSIMTQTLEEKLNDIRTTVDLMGIPQLVLLTKVDEACPLVKENVRKVYKSIYIKEMVQEVSERLNLPLSCVVPVKNYSEELELNPDCDILLLSAVTQMLRFADNYFDELSDKLGKISMKKYWCNI, from the exons atggacagCATTCAGGTCTACAAACCAATTATCAGCTTTGTGTCCCAGGTTCGAGTTCTGCTCATCGGACCAGTGGGAGCTGGAAAGTCCAGCTTCTTTAACTCCGTCAACTCAGTGTTCAGAGGTCATGTGACCAGCCAGGCCATCGCTGGCTGTTCACAACTGGCTGGCCTCACCAAACAG TTTCGTACCTACTCTATAAAAGCAGGACGAGAAGGAAAACCTCTGCCGATCATCTTATGTGATACAATGGGACTGGAGGAAAGCACAGGGGCGGGGCTTGACACTGATGACATCAACAGCATCCTTAAAGGTCATGTGCCCGACCGCTACCAG TTCaacccctctgctcctctgcattCTGAGGCCCACAATTACCAAACGTCTCCAGAGCTGAAGGACGAGATCCACTGTGTGACTTATGTTATTGATGCCTTTAAGATGTCCATCATGACACAAaccctggaggagaagctgaatgaCATACGAACGACGGTGGACTTAATGG GGATTCCTCAGCTGGTCCTGCTCACTAAAGTGGATGAAGCCTGTCCTCTGGTGAAAGAGAATGTGAGAAAGGTTTATAAAAGTATCTACATTAAGGAAATG GTGCAGGAGGTCAGTGAAAGGCTCAATCTGCCTTTGTCCTGTGTGGTTCCAGTAAAAAACTAcagtgaggagctggagctgaacccTGACTGTGACATCCTGCTGCTCAGTGCTGTTACACAGATGCTTCGCTTTGCTGACAATTACTTTGATGAACTCAGTGATAAGTTGGGCAAAATTTCAATGAAAAAATATTGGTGCAACATCTGA
- the LOC114854145 gene encoding interferon-induced protein 44-like isoform X1 yields MMNSLLSPKQQRAICSQLGRVKLQLLYKASVHGFTGAAFHQRCDNQGPTVSVGFNATGHVFGGYTRQGFSQSGQYVCDDQAFVFTFHGENLLKYPVTTPAYAVRMNVNSGPYFGEALILMYKSKARVYSGPGNYYTFNAEDMHGNNLKLTECEVYQVQESTELEKEWRTTIWDSQKRKELMDSIQVYKPIISFVSQVRVLLIGPVGAGKSSFFNSVNSVFRGHVTSQAIAGCSQLAGLTKQFRTYSIKAGREGKPLPIILCDTMGLEESTGAGLDTDDINSILKGHVPDRYQFNPSAPLHSEAHNYQTSPELKDEIHCVTYVIDAFKMSIMTQTLEEKLNDIRTTVDLMGIPQLVLLTKVDEACPLVKENVRKVYKSIYIKEMVQEVSERLNLPLSCVVPVKNYSEELELNPDCDILLLSAVTQMLRFADNYFDELSDKLGKISMKKYWCNI; encoded by the exons ATGATGAACTCCCTGCTGAGCCCAAAACAGCAGAGGGCGATCTGCTCCCAGCTGGGACgtgtcaaactgcagctgctgtacaaggCCAGCGTCCACGGATTCACTGGAGCAGCCTTCCACCAGCGATGTGACAACCAGGGCCCCACAGTGTCTGTGGGCTTTAACGCCACTGGACACGTGTTTGGAGGTTACACCAGACAAGGGTTCAGTCAGTCTGGTCAGTATGTGTGCGATGACCAGGCCTTTGTGTTCACCTTCCATGGAGAAAACCTCCTCAAGTATCCAGTCACAACTCCTGCATACGCAGTGAGAATGAATGTTAACTCTGGTCCATATTTTGGAGAAGCTTTGATTCTCATGTATAAAAGTAAAGCTAGAGTTTATAGTGGCCCAGGAAATTATTACACCTTCAATGCTGAAGACATGCACGGCAACAACCTCAAGCTGACCGAGTGTGAAGTCTACCAGGTGCAAG AATCCACAGAACTGGAGAAGGAATGGAGGACAACTATCTGGGACTCACA gaaaaggaaggagctgatggacagCATTCAGGTCTACAAACCAATTATCAGCTTTGTGTCCCAGGTTCGAGTTCTGCTCATCGGACCAGTGGGAGCTGGAAAGTCCAGCTTCTTTAACTCCGTCAACTCAGTGTTCAGAGGTCATGTGACCAGCCAGGCCATCGCTGGCTGTTCACAACTGGCTGGCCTCACCAAACAG TTTCGTACCTACTCTATAAAAGCAGGACGAGAAGGAAAACCTCTGCCGATCATCTTATGTGATACAATGGGACTGGAGGAAAGCACAGGGGCGGGGCTTGACACTGATGACATCAACAGCATCCTTAAAGGTCATGTGCCCGACCGCTACCAG TTCaacccctctgctcctctgcattCTGAGGCCCACAATTACCAAACGTCTCCAGAGCTGAAGGACGAGATCCACTGTGTGACTTATGTTATTGATGCCTTTAAGATGTCCATCATGACACAAaccctggaggagaagctgaatgaCATACGAACGACGGTGGACTTAATGG GGATTCCTCAGCTGGTCCTGCTCACTAAAGTGGATGAAGCCTGTCCTCTGGTGAAAGAGAATGTGAGAAAGGTTTATAAAAGTATCTACATTAAGGAAATG GTGCAGGAGGTCAGTGAAAGGCTCAATCTGCCTTTGTCCTGTGTGGTTCCAGTAAAAAACTAcagtgaggagctggagctgaacccTGACTGTGACATCCTGCTGCTCAGTGCTGTTACACAGATGCTTCGCTTTGCTGACAATTACTTTGATGAACTCAGTGATAAGTTGGGCAAAATTTCAATGAAAAAATATTGGTGCAACATCTGA
- the LOC114854151 gene encoding uncharacterized protein LOC114854151 isoform X1, with translation MVCELPVQRSRRHQCVNIKHQLLTMNSQLTREQQKAICSQLGRVKLQLLYKASVHGFTGAAFHQRCDNQGPTVSVGFNATGHVFGGYTRQGFSQSGQYVCDDQAFVFTLQGEKLLQYPVTTSAYAVKMVGNCGPYFGEALVLIYGSQAVVYSGPGNYYTFNAAEMHGNDLNMTECEVYQVQAIPQLVLMTKVDEVCPFVAQDIRNIYKSGYIKEVMQETSARLGVPLSCVIPVKNYSQELELDPDCDILLLSAVIQMLRFADNYFDELSDRLRNIET, from the exons ATGGTCTGTGAGCTGCCAGTACAGAGGAGCCGGAG ACATCAGTGCGTGAACATCAAGCATCAGCTGCTCACAATGAACTCCCAGCTAACCCGGGAGCAGCAGAAGGCGATCTGCTCCCAGCTGGGACGTgtcaagctgcagctgctgtacaaggCCAGCGTCCACGGATTCACTGGAGCAGCCTTCCACCAGCGATGTGACAACCAGGGCCCCACAGTGTCTGTGGGATTTAATGCCACTGGACACGTGTTTGGAGGTTACACCAGACAAGGGTTCAGTCAGTCTGGTCAGTATGTGTGCGATGACCAGGCCTTTGTGTTCACCCTCCAAGGAGAAAAACTTCTCCAGTATCCAGTCACAACCTCTGCATACGCGGTGAAAATGGTTGGTAACTGTGGTCCATATTTTGGAGAAGCGTTGGTTCTCATTTATGGAAGTCAAGCTGTAGTTTATAGTGGCCCAGGAAATTATTACACCTTTAATGCTGCAGAAATGCACGGCAACGACCTCAACATGACTGAGTGTGAAGTCTACCAGGTTCAAG CAATTCCTCAACTGGTCCTGATGACTAAAGTAGATGAAGTCTGTCCATTTGTGGCCCAGGACATAAGGAACATCTATAAGAGTGGCTACATCAAGGAAGTG ATGCAGGAGACCAGTGCTCGGCTCGGTGTGCCTTTGTCCTGTGTGATACCGGTGAAAAACTACAGccaggaactggagctggacccTGACTGTGACATCCTGCTGCTCAGTGCTGTTATACAGATGCTTCGCTTTGCTGATAATTACTTTGACGAGCTCAGTGACCGACTCAGGAACATTGAAACTTAA
- the LOC114854151 gene encoding uncharacterized protein LOC114854151 isoform X2, with translation MNSQLTREQQKAICSQLGRVKLQLLYKASVHGFTGAAFHQRCDNQGPTVSVGFNATGHVFGGYTRQGFSQSGQYVCDDQAFVFTLQGEKLLQYPVTTSAYAVKMVGNCGPYFGEALVLIYGSQAVVYSGPGNYYTFNAAEMHGNDLNMTECEVYQVQAIPQLVLMTKVDEVCPFVAQDIRNIYKSGYIKEVMQETSARLGVPLSCVIPVKNYSQELELDPDCDILLLSAVIQMLRFADNYFDELSDRLRNIET, from the exons ATGAACTCCCAGCTAACCCGGGAGCAGCAGAAGGCGATCTGCTCCCAGCTGGGACGTgtcaagctgcagctgctgtacaaggCCAGCGTCCACGGATTCACTGGAGCAGCCTTCCACCAGCGATGTGACAACCAGGGCCCCACAGTGTCTGTGGGATTTAATGCCACTGGACACGTGTTTGGAGGTTACACCAGACAAGGGTTCAGTCAGTCTGGTCAGTATGTGTGCGATGACCAGGCCTTTGTGTTCACCCTCCAAGGAGAAAAACTTCTCCAGTATCCAGTCACAACCTCTGCATACGCGGTGAAAATGGTTGGTAACTGTGGTCCATATTTTGGAGAAGCGTTGGTTCTCATTTATGGAAGTCAAGCTGTAGTTTATAGTGGCCCAGGAAATTATTACACCTTTAATGCTGCAGAAATGCACGGCAACGACCTCAACATGACTGAGTGTGAAGTCTACCAGGTTCAAG CAATTCCTCAACTGGTCCTGATGACTAAAGTAGATGAAGTCTGTCCATTTGTGGCCCAGGACATAAGGAACATCTATAAGAGTGGCTACATCAAGGAAGTG ATGCAGGAGACCAGTGCTCGGCTCGGTGTGCCTTTGTCCTGTGTGATACCGGTGAAAAACTACAGccaggaactggagctggacccTGACTGTGACATCCTGCTGCTCAGTGCTGTTATACAGATGCTTCGCTTTGCTGATAATTACTTTGACGAGCTCAGTGACCGACTCAGGAACATTGAAACTTAA